A stretch of DNA from Danio rerio strain Tuebingen ecotype United States chromosome 10, GRCz12tu, whole genome shotgun sequence:
tttatttatcagtggtcgccacagcagaataaaccaccagctTCCACCATATACTACCGTCATGCATGGCCAGTATTTATGataaatgtatttcaaatacatatttcaaataaaaaaactgtattttgtaatttgtgtttaacaaagcTGATGAAAATGGgtttatatttatcaaaatactttagtatattgtatttttgaaatactgtaaaatactttgtaaaaatCTACATCGATCTACAGTACATCATGTAAATGCACTCTTTGATTGGTGCTTTGGATGTTATTGACTCTTCCATTTAAAGAAGAATTGAAAAAACCTTAGGAGTAAAagtatactgtacaaataatagtagttttggatggattgctgatgctaaatgtttgttaaaacaaacaacataaaaataagccCTACAGTGGCGATTCCTACAATACTTCATTggctgtttcaaatgccagtagtTGATCTGTAGGTCTTCATAGTTAATTAAGATGAAAAATGTAAACCTTTAGATGTCACAACGTAtgaaacacaaatatttaattatCAAAAGAGCTTGAATAATCATTGTACAGAAATGATGGCAATTTTACTGGCTATTTAACATTGTTTACTATACTAAATCAGTTTAATGGCGAAGGGATTGAAGGAATAGGCCTAATTGATGGAAGATTTGCAAAGAAATGTCCTcctttgtaaaagtattttgtagtatttcaAAAATACAACAAACCCATAAAGTTAaggtatttagtattttatttgaatatacatttcaatgtatttttgcccaacCCTGACTACTGTTTtcctagttaggctggcttgtgtagcaagccatactattgttatcctatttttcttctgagactaaaaattaaactctatctcctcctagagctttcaagctatgaccaccaaactcacaccagacctccaaactggtctgactcgggttgctatatcttttccgactgatccgacttttggttttccgaaaaacgtcccgggaccgtctgaAAAATcctattgacttaacattggaccaaactttgtgacctcataactctgcatcagactgtcctacaggcttctaactgagctcatttaactcagactacctaactgccaataactgactTTCTGGCCAAACCCaagcaaccacttttgggaccctagaaactgtcccatagacttccactgcaaaagactctcatttaCTTTACAtggggtcaaactttgtgagctcataattCTACATCCgactgtcgcacagacttctaactgggctcatttaactcagactaccaaactaccaattactgatgagcttttaactttctagccacacccctaacaaccagatacggcatgccattatagaggttcagattgatatcgtcatgctgcagtgtgatagagacatgggtgttgcttttaactgttcatactggcaagaagctttgatacatcatcagtctaagctgtcaatccactccatagcaacaaaacagactaacctagcaacaatataacagcagctatatcttagtatcagaacatcgtagagaagcgggggttgacTTGTTTGACTTATGCTAgcacaccatccatccatccatccatccatccctctatctatctatctatttatctatctatctatctatctatctatctatctatctatctatctatctatctatctatctatctatctatctatctatctatctattcatactttttaaaactgtttaaactaaataaactattaccatcaagctttcacaagccagcctcaaagtttgttctcaaactttaagaatctagtttatTTTAGCACACCAACAAAACCACTGCATTGGGGCATTTTCACAATGGATTTACAGAGACTTAATTCTTACAGAGCTGTTTTATTCTCGTTTGCAAGAATAAGAGACGGATGGAACAAGGGGAGTGAGGAAAAAGTAAAGCAACAGTGAGAGATTGGGTCAATGGGAAGGTGTCGACACTCTGACTGCACTGGAAAGAGTGAGTGAGAAGAGAGGAGTGCTTTCCACAAACATCTGGAAATCATCACGAATACAATCCTGCGCGCCAAACTCCCTTTAAGCTACAGGAGAACACAGAGTTCTCAATCTGCCTGAGAGAGCGCGCAAACACACGGAAACTGACAGAAATCAAAATGATAAACAGCTGCAGGGGGAAAGACACTCGCTAATGCCCCCGCTGGTAACTGGAGGTACTGCATATGTTGGCATTAAAgggacaaataataaataaaaaaaaatgtggatgtAGTTTATATAAGCCTCAGGCCATCATGGACTTTTGTATATTGTTTTCTTTAGAACACTACAATTTAAAAGCTAAAACTGTGGTTCTTGGTGACTGAGAAATTGCAAGTTGACAGCAACCAGGAGCCTGTACTATGAAGCTGGATTAGCTGGCTAGCCACTTAAGTTTTAGTTTAGTATGCAACAATCTTGTTTTTAAGAACCATAAAGTAGCGCAACTTTAATCATTCTTTGTTGCCATGGTATTATGGAGCAGCTGAGCTACCTTCACTGTACCTAAAACCCAGAATTGGtgcaaacgaaaaaaaaaagtaaatacgtTAATCCATGTGGCTCCTGATACATTGAACAGTTATGAAGTGAAAATCATTCCGGGCAAAAACAACCCCTAAATTTACACCATTATTCATTTcaaaattttattataaatatatagtatataatcaattattaaattataaacatacactcaccagccactttattaggtacacctgtcgaaCTGCtaattaacgcaaatttcttatcagccaatcacatggcagcaacttaatatatttaggcatgtagacatagtcaagataATCTGCTGCAGTGCAAAACAAacatcagaatgtggaagaaacaagatttaagtcactttgaacgtggcatggttgttggtgccagacgggctggtctaagtattttagaaactgctgatcaactgggaatttcacgcacaaccatctctagggtttacagagaatggtccgaaaaagagaaaatatccagtgagcggcagttctgtggacgcaaatgccttgttgataccagaggtcaaaggagaatggccagactggttcaagctgatagaaaggcaacaataactaaaaataaacctcgttacaaccgaggtatgcagaagagcatctctgaatgcacaacatgtctaacctacagcagcagaagaccacaccgggggccactcctgtcagctaagaataggaaacagactacaattcacacaggctcaccgaaattggacaatagaaaaatgaaaaaatgcctgatctgatgagtttcgatttctgctgcgacattcggatggtagggtcagatttttgcaccaacaacatgaaagcatgggtcatctcagactgaacatgacaatgagttcactgtacttaaatggcctccacaatcaccagatcttaatccaatagagcacctttgggatgtggtggaacaggagattcgcatcatggatgtgcagctgacaaatctgcagcacctGCGtgctgctatcatgtcaatatggaccaaaatctttgagtaATGTTTCCAGTACTTGTTAAATCcatgccacgaagaattaaggcagttcagaAGGCAAAGGGGGCTCCAACCCGGTactaaagtgtacctaataaagtgcaaACTGGCCAGTGAGTGCATGTCGTGTTTTGCTATgaaatttttaatgatttttataagGTACATGTTTTATGTTGAAATGATTTGTGATGAACGTGTGTAACTGTACTCTCTTGTGCTCTGCCTTGTGTAGTTAAGGACGAGAGAACACCATTTTGAGTCTGCACAGAGAATGTTATTATGACAGATCGGCAGCTTCAgctcattacattaaatgtacactCCATAGTTCAAGGTAAAGGTGGAAAAGACCGCTCAAACAATAGTGCAACAGGTATGGCTGCTTGGAATATACCACCTTGACGTTAACCCAAGGGGGGGAGAAGAGGTGAAACCATTGTCACTTTACAgactctttttacatttatattgtgaacacaaaacaattttatatgaACAGTAAGTAATGAACTGAAAAAAGCaatgaactgaaaaaaacttacttgattatatataaaataaaaaaccttgtTAAAATCTATAAAATTTGTCCCCACTAATACAAAGTTAATTTCAACTATAGtctcaaatatatacataaagtctgtgtgaaatcaaaacttattatgtttattttgctagcacacatggTTATCCTTAGTTAAACAATTAAtatgtgcaagttaatccactgaaaaaaaaagtttgttttggttatCTGATCATTTGCTTTCACGTTTGTAGTGGCTGTCCTTCTGTTGACATCAATTTGACTGCTTCagcacaatattcttaaccacacccctcttactgttagtttgctataaaAAACAATGAGCAAAATCAAAGCcgcgccccctacttaatattcagtatTCGGAAGAACATAAACATACTGAAAAGTCTCAGCAATTTCCTATTTGCACAGACTTTAAGAGCACAGTCAATcaaatgagctgaaaaacaaacaaaacagaactgCACATTTGTTGACAGtctttattaaagtaaacatttcCCTGAGAATAGCATATAAATTCCTTACAGGCCTCTGAGCTACTTCATAATAGCTATAACTCACTTATTATAGGCAATGTTTCACTGAAATCTCTTGAGGAAGTCTTGATACGTCTGCCTGTGCGAGGACGCGGCCGGAACAAAGTGTCCACCTGGATGGAGAAGGACTTGAGCTCCATCAAACGCTGGCAACAGATCCCGACTCATCTCCTCTGGAATCACACGATCGTCCTGTCCAAACACGTGCAGGGAGGGGATGGTTATCACTGGGCCTTCGTAAAAACGCTGATGTTCTAAACAAGCGCTGCGGAATCCGGCGACCAGAATGGCGAAGCGGAAATTGAAATCCGGCTCTAGTTTTTGTTCTTGCAGTGCACACAGCATGGCCACCAGGGCGGCGCCTTGACTAAAACCCAGGATGCCACTGAAGGGGCCGAGATCCTTCAGCGCAGCTTTTACAGCCTCGATACTCTCCTCCAGACCCAGGCTGCTTTCACAATCCTGCTTGGCGTTAAAACTTCGTGCCTGGACGTCAGAAAACCACCAGCCCCTCTGATCCTCATCTCCAACACTGACTGTTTGAGAttgctgattggctgatggtATTTAAAAGAAATTGTGAGAGAAAGAAAGGGGAAAAATACACCtttaacacactttttttttgtttacattatggAAATATCTCAGCAAATAATGAACCTTTTcatttatagaataaaaaaattcacatgtATATCATTCTCACAAAATGTCAAAAAAGTGTCTCAGAAGGTGGCAGTCTATGGAGACTACATTGTTCATATGTGCATACTAAAACTCAACATTTACCATGTATTGCCACTTAGTCGCTGACATTATTTTAGCAGGTACAACTTGAAAACTGTAATGGcaaatggctgcttctcactcagggctgtttatgctaatgagggagagatcatcactattGGATGGGACTTTTCCACTCTGATGACatatacaaagggagaatgtcattCAAAGTGTTTTTGAAGACTGTTTTGAacaatgtgattataaaaaaaatagaattaattaacTGTTactagaggctggctatattcacacacttctgccacacaactgtgtttaaccctcttattaaagttattttaaaataggtgccctttaagattctaata
This window harbors:
- the ovca2 gene encoding esterase OVCA2, translating into MSAVPLRILCIHGYRQNGNSFREKTGALRKLLKKQVELVFISAPHQVPAIQEENCGTNQQSQTVSVGDEDQRGWWFSDVQARSFNAKQDCESSLGLEESIEAVKAALKDLGPFSGILGFSQGAALVAMLCALQEQKLEPDFNFRFAILVAGFRSACLEHQRFYEGPVITIPSLHVFGQDDRVIPEEMSRDLLPAFDGAQVLLHPGGHFVPAASSHRQTYQDFLKRFQ